One Terriglobia bacterium DNA segment encodes these proteins:
- a CDS encoding ROK family protein: MQLYRRAGKLLGLAVANLISLFDPDVVVLGGSLASASDLFWDELTHTALARCFPMSARLARIRISGLGEDANLHGAGYLAWRGANAAASPPASYEDPHQVSATKVKKKHAGAHAATR, from the coding sequence CTGCAGCTCTACCGCCGCGCCGGGAAGCTGCTGGGACTGGCGGTCGCCAACTTGATCAGTCTTTTCGATCCCGACGTGGTGGTGTTGGGCGGCAGCCTGGCGTCGGCCAGCGACCTGTTCTGGGACGAACTGACGCACACCGCCCTGGCACGCTGCTTTCCGATGTCCGCGCGCCTGGCACGCATCCGCATCAGCGGCCTGGGAGAAGATGCCAACCTCCACGGCGCCGGCTATCTGGCGTGGCGGGGAGCCAACGCGGCGGCGTCTCCGCCGGCTTCCTATGAAGACCCTCACCAGGTTTCGGCTACAAAGGTTAAGAAGAAGCACGCCGGGGCACACGCGGCCACAAGATAA